In a single window of the Flavivirga spongiicola genome:
- a CDS encoding DUF6603 domain-containing protein, with the protein MSERAIIPIGQILTDILPNEWVNEINSIIDFIGIDGTISETDWDSEGFSTLQRIIILQNINLEIPFLGGTSLFIGSGSADLPYFDIRLISNPLFKFSIENLHFGIHFPQTVLQAFKKDTEGIWIPEETITGYDLAFTSGFSIDGDGNFDFNISSPETISPARLGTSGVIIDLEDLRIINGSIPVELDQEQIPFDFKGLWIVRATFHFVKEGTNFPPIELYKAGIGTRGFSGTVSLGERSAAEEDLPESILQPLTDETPINIPSHLLALNPEGSSVSEMSVIFQYFGLTFFQSIPVACLITGHLFMPFADKWMKFKASLGGPDSDFMLEIGGASNSPLISLDHEYFEIKADSIAYKVDDRIHYAIISGSIKPKIEGFDWPEIKIEGLSISSEGDISIPGGWIKAPKTITLNFGAFKIGINEIGFGNEGEEPELSRQWLGFSGELNLVEGLDLKASVEGLKFSWLKEPAPAGHPTISAGSKDVQVSLKGIAVEFEIPKTLSFKGSVKYEELTPENNGDTGLTGKLFRGNIDLNLISVRLQIEAELIIGKIKDADGNEFTTFFIVLGAQLPAGIPLGATGTSLYGLKGLGAYNSAPTKTEEQNWYEWYKAEPEREITSMQKWMPKYDNYAFGAGVTIGTMYDDGFTLNMSVMLAILLPGPVIVLEGKANLLKQRTKGQQEAGGPEGAFYLLAVLDGRAGTFMLNVDVKYSLEDVITIGASLEAFFDFNNSSNWYVYLGRKTPETKRIRAEILSLFSANAYFMIDNTSLQTGAGVGFDFRKKYGPVSIVLVAKIGFDATIFWKPMQLEGSLELEASLGIKVFGIGLELYLYMLLEGRVPKPYWIHGVAEVGIKLFWPLPDLSVRVELEWSQPAETPAAWPLLKECSFTHHKGSGTTWPILIGDSTVPTWSDFPIVPIDSRPVFTFSRPINNLGSHENELGVIPIFKTPYDQVGDQQFVYKLDKDSLVLEKYDGSNWEAIKYGINTENKETEFVIERDNIINIQDNLDPNEPQLQLWKYSARDHVNDYGREDYNESKPACNLEPFSKWVTINWQGILDNTKYGSSFNYAGLSFVTDGAIEPIVYREHLAIGNVTINFPNPILYVGILFNDKSGDVKGSAVMNGSKIGDMAGVTNVLIYKSTTHFNSIQLKVARQNLALTNYNRIISITYITKQGAVDQLIVTNNPSPSAARQNMNGKLFLEPAQFYRIKLNTAVDINDRINVHSAENYVYFRTDEGPGVTEVSANPLSIGSALSIPKGVLSHKEKPINILSTYIERTLPIDGALNHYLDYDVGVQFNESYVEKLFKNSIRIQFRDRNGKLLDEQNGDFMVGFLPLFHFGLLSWLSDKQDGSCGNETPSVTQSPYLNFSLEYPFKANSLYSAEMIVDTDLGEYKLHQFQFTSSRYNSFTAHILNDYPENVIDVISLPKVARLRPTFNLGVLTILLNKYFGLVSRFNQEETNLLKKKELFDSIKGLRAKIDANSLKHFNELDEIVLKSLISINMENRPAATKFEVFKIPILNSSDSLVLLESPEPIDWYRITATAKKSSGRAFKIGFVWNEDKTRAFLYRASVPTFEITDYQISFGFSGNKDPLSGVILRKNIIVEELVSFILKLSTP; encoded by the coding sequence ATGAGCGAAAGAGCAATAATTCCAATAGGTCAGATTTTAACTGATATTTTACCAAATGAATGGGTGAATGAAATTAATAGTATTATTGATTTTATTGGAATAGATGGTACAATATCTGAAACGGATTGGGATTCAGAAGGGTTTAGCACTTTGCAGCGTATTATTATTCTACAAAACATCAATCTTGAAATTCCATTTCTTGGCGGTACTAGCCTATTCATTGGTTCAGGATCAGCTGATTTACCTTATTTTGATATACGATTAATAAGTAATCCGCTCTTTAAATTTTCTATTGAAAATCTTCATTTTGGCATACATTTCCCGCAAACAGTACTTCAAGCTTTTAAAAAGGATACTGAAGGAATCTGGATTCCGGAAGAAACTATTACTGGTTACGATCTTGCATTTACATCTGGATTTAGTATTGACGGTGATGGTAATTTTGACTTTAACATTTCCAGTCCAGAGACCATTTCTCCAGCTCGTCTAGGAACGAGTGGGGTTATTATTGATCTTGAGGATCTAAGAATAATCAATGGTTCGATTCCAGTCGAGCTAGACCAGGAGCAAATTCCATTTGATTTTAAAGGACTATGGATTGTAAGAGCTACCTTCCATTTTGTTAAAGAGGGTACTAATTTTCCTCCAATTGAGCTATATAAGGCAGGAATCGGCACTCGAGGGTTTTCTGGAACTGTTTCCCTTGGGGAAAGATCAGCTGCCGAAGAAGATTTACCAGAATCAATACTACAGCCATTGACCGACGAGACTCCTATTAACATTCCTTCTCATTTATTAGCTTTGAATCCTGAAGGATCGAGTGTCTCTGAAATGTCAGTTATTTTTCAATATTTTGGTCTTACATTCTTCCAAAGCATTCCGGTAGCCTGCCTCATAACAGGACATCTATTTATGCCGTTTGCTGATAAATGGATGAAATTCAAAGCTTCTTTAGGTGGTCCTGATTCTGATTTTATGCTCGAAATAGGTGGAGCTTCAAATAGTCCGCTTATTAGTTTAGACCATGAATATTTTGAAATTAAAGCTGATAGTATTGCCTATAAAGTAGATGACCGCATTCATTATGCCATAATTTCTGGCAGTATCAAACCTAAAATCGAAGGTTTTGACTGGCCAGAAATAAAGATTGAGGGCTTATCCATAAGCTCTGAGGGAGATATTTCTATTCCAGGTGGTTGGATCAAAGCTCCAAAAACTATCACCTTAAATTTTGGTGCCTTTAAAATCGGTATTAATGAAATTGGTTTTGGTAATGAGGGTGAGGAACCTGAACTTTCCAGACAATGGTTAGGCTTTTCTGGAGAATTGAACTTAGTAGAAGGATTAGATTTAAAGGCATCGGTAGAAGGTCTTAAATTTAGTTGGCTTAAAGAGCCCGCACCTGCAGGACATCCAACTATTAGTGCGGGTAGCAAGGATGTTCAAGTTTCTCTAAAAGGTATTGCCGTAGAATTTGAAATACCAAAAACACTTTCGTTTAAAGGCTCGGTTAAATATGAAGAACTTACTCCAGAAAATAATGGAGATACCGGGCTTACTGGCAAGCTTTTTAGGGGCAATATAGATTTAAACCTAATATCAGTTCGACTTCAAATAGAAGCAGAGTTAATTATTGGTAAAATTAAAGATGCAGATGGTAATGAGTTTACCACCTTCTTTATTGTCTTGGGGGCACAGTTACCAGCAGGTATACCTTTGGGTGCTACGGGCACAAGTCTTTATGGGCTTAAAGGACTCGGAGCTTATAATTCTGCACCTACTAAAACTGAAGAGCAGAATTGGTACGAATGGTATAAAGCAGAACCAGAGCGTGAAATTACATCCATGCAAAAATGGATGCCCAAGTATGACAATTATGCTTTTGGTGCAGGAGTAACTATAGGTACCATGTACGATGATGGGTTTACTTTAAATATGTCTGTGATGTTGGCTATTCTTTTGCCTGGTCCAGTAATAGTACTTGAAGGGAAAGCCAATTTACTAAAACAAAGAACCAAAGGTCAACAGGAAGCTGGTGGTCCTGAAGGAGCTTTTTATTTGTTAGCAGTGCTAGATGGTCGCGCCGGTACTTTTATGCTAAATGTTGATGTGAAATACTCCCTTGAAGATGTTATTACAATAGGAGCTAGTTTAGAAGCCTTTTTCGATTTTAACAACTCTTCAAATTGGTACGTTTATTTAGGTCGTAAAACACCAGAAACTAAAAGAATTCGAGCTGAGATTCTATCACTATTTAGTGCCAATGCCTATTTTATGATTGACAATACTAGCTTGCAAACAGGAGCAGGTGTTGGTTTTGATTTTCGAAAGAAGTATGGCCCTGTTTCGATTGTTCTTGTTGCCAAAATAGGTTTTGATGCAACTATCTTTTGGAAGCCCATGCAACTAGAGGGATCTCTAGAATTGGAAGCTTCTTTAGGAATCAAAGTATTCGGCATCGGTCTTGAACTCTATCTCTACATGCTATTAGAAGGTAGGGTTCCAAAACCATATTGGATACACGGTGTTGCAGAAGTTGGTATAAAACTTTTTTGGCCGTTGCCTGATCTTAGCGTCCGCGTTGAGCTTGAATGGAGTCAACCAGCGGAAACTCCAGCTGCCTGGCCATTACTAAAAGAGTGTTCATTTACACACCATAAAGGCAGTGGAACTACATGGCCTATCTTGATTGGTGATTCAACTGTTCCCACTTGGAGTGATTTCCCTATTGTTCCTATAGATTCTAGACCAGTATTTACTTTTTCACGCCCAATTAATAATTTAGGATCGCATGAAAACGAATTAGGAGTAATTCCTATATTCAAGACACCTTATGACCAAGTAGGGGATCAACAATTTGTTTATAAATTAGATAAGGATTCCCTAGTTCTAGAGAAATATGATGGTTCTAACTGGGAAGCTATAAAATATGGAATTAACACTGAGAATAAAGAAACCGAATTTGTTATAGAGAGAGACAACATTATAAATATCCAAGATAATTTAGACCCCAATGAGCCTCAGTTACAGTTGTGGAAGTATAGTGCCAGAGATCATGTGAATGATTATGGAAGAGAGGATTATAATGAGAGTAAACCTGCATGCAACTTAGAACCTTTCTCAAAGTGGGTTACTATAAATTGGCAGGGAATACTGGATAATACGAAGTATGGGTCTTCATTTAACTATGCTGGCTTGTCGTTTGTAACAGATGGTGCTATAGAACCTATTGTATATCGGGAGCATTTAGCCATTGGAAATGTGACCATAAATTTCCCTAATCCTATTCTTTACGTAGGCATACTCTTTAATGATAAATCGGGTGATGTAAAAGGCAGTGCTGTAATGAATGGTAGCAAAATAGGAGATATGGCAGGTGTTACAAATGTTTTAATTTATAAGAGTACTACCCATTTTAATAGTATTCAGCTAAAAGTAGCTAGACAAAATTTAGCGCTCACTAATTATAATAGAATAATCAGCATAACTTATATCACCAAACAAGGAGCGGTCGACCAACTTATTGTCACCAATAACCCAAGCCCAAGTGCTGCAAGACAAAATATGAATGGTAAGTTGTTTCTAGAACCAGCACAATTTTATCGAATTAAACTTAATACCGCCGTTGACATTAACGACAGGATTAACGTCCACTCAGCCGAAAATTATGTTTATTTCAGGACAGATGAAGGACCAGGCGTAACTGAAGTTTCAGCAAATCCATTATCAATAGGAAGTGCATTATCTATTCCTAAAGGAGTTTTATCTCATAAGGAAAAACCAATTAATATTTTGTCGACATACATTGAGCGTACTTTACCGATTGATGGTGCTTTAAATCATTATTTGGATTATGATGTTGGGGTTCAGTTCAATGAATCTTATGTTGAAAAACTGTTCAAAAACTCTATTCGGATACAATTTAGAGATAGGAATGGAAAATTGTTAGATGAGCAGAATGGTGATTTTATGGTAGGCTTTTTACCTTTATTTCATTTTGGTCTTTTATCTTGGTTGAGTGATAAACAAGACGGTAGTTGTGGTAATGAAACTCCATCAGTTACGCAATCTCCTTACTTGAATTTTTCCCTTGAGTATCCATTCAAAGCAAATAGTCTATATTCGGCAGAAATGATAGTGGATACTGATTTAGGTGAGTACAAACTTCATCAATTTCAATTTACTTCTTCTAGATATAATAGTTTTACAGCACATATTCTTAATGATTACCCTGAAAACGTTATTGATGTTATTTCTCTACCTAAAGTTGCGAGATTACGTCCAACTTTTAATTTAGGAGTGTTGACTATTCTATTGAATAAATATTTTGGTCTAGTTTCTAGATTCAATCAAGAAGAAACCAATCTACTGAAGAAAAAGGAGCTTTTCGATTCTATTAAGGGTTTAAGAGCTAAAATAGATGCAAATAGCCTAAAACATTTCAATGAGCTAGATGAAATAGTACTAAAATCGTTGATATCCATTAACATGGAAAATCGTCCTGCTGCAACAAAGTTTGAAGTTTTCAAAATACCTATACTTAATAGTTCAGATTCATTGGTTTTATTAGAATCGCCTGAACCTATTGACTGGTATAGGATTACTGCAACTGCAAAAAAGTCGTCTGGTCGTGCTTTTAAAATAGGATTCGTTTGGAATGAAGATAAGACAAGAGCCTTTTTGTATAGGGCAAGTGTACCAACGTTTGAAATCACTGATTATCAAATAAGCTTCGGTTTTTCAGGAAACAAAGATCCTCTTTCAGGTGTTATTCTTAGAAAAAACATAATAGTTGAAGAACTAGTGAGTTTTATTCTTAAGTTATCTACACCTTAA
- a CDS encoding LamG domain-containing protein, which produces MLNLQKPDLGLVALSLNSSTELFDGKKAVSGSHLRWTFNPEMGFPKNGFTIQRYHIKVTSNRLDSTHLTSGTTPTSLLEWEIKINLPKNKREALSRINEVLVSQAIKAKYDQVADDLLDVIERLTNSGNSEEMYNAFLDSEDIAENGLKGGLRVMDVLMAASVDPYIARMLGLYIIDTEADPLNKYLYLVQGHWKNMMFASLTTTFENYDIRQGVIPLQFQGLKVVPNLRTLGVSLNENNDLYRSHLLVKGNLNPGFLIEFEYPVEEVTIEYELGNSSGNWQLTTLGERLSYDDDSKHLRITRPSSPFQVLNFKKIPGETFRIYKITYRRRFGAIGNVHNIIILDPSFTKTLPKPIISKLVNEQMPAILNNNGEVNNKISQIKLSTLITTPKISEVLIPKESDTIKVLKDLDQLNNPVRIQFSRTTSSNSRTVLPTQLQNISSPAIYRDNISDLSLPSLLGYWPLNGHLSNIKDGINAIKLGNPKFVKSDSENQTSPYNLKLNGNQALVLESQNHLKVLGDNFTLQAKVKINSLCPNTATLIGNSKRNGFWWGIKKEPDGRYKTRLWINGNLVEGNFLIPTNHTLELSVAYDGNQVVFRYGGFHFLNFDDPVEADLGKVGIPRNDVFIGADVAISSRNLSSTFIGEMSEISIWQQVIHPSESKHLLKKGAVYLPQQQGLAQLIFYDQKTYLTYDGAEQIIINKTNPMKALSSRFSIFVWARPNDIMVEPFPTLLGNDYQNGFWLGLAKSGNQFHLRFWLNNSYFDSIGKIKENQWSHLGVSYDGSTLKLFINGKLDSSHRASLGPITQNDMAIAIGSEILPTGSTNIKYPFNGLISNIQFWREALTIDEWHQKMGSIQLIDRFLKNNNYHYGARSIDLFGRISTHGFLKKIKTNAIPVYNPPVNLHAKFKAITGEITTVEDWIKKDVNGDDVLDDNDNSIKIGYSVVTNIPYRRILEDNIIGYDFTIKRTISYEVPKKNTSNPLLPPIIMETVNRIVEQSFEIGDAAQQGSTSFFKFNIKAVPFEQLQPKTGDFVSIPLDFFYELTWGWTGIQQLFFKEVSTFNLYQSIGIQNELSSPIEVLPPARSFESKEFKIKIENNRLNFEANELEGQNCLIGPHKFKIQSHTTGDEPEFKVKYASEPLVTPKDGDILRISIPEGSNAHRSLADTIEPRIDSIPLPYMEPLSLSVGQVPALEVMEAILEDDLKSSSDPLIVERKRLINEEKIDWFPLSKVYKITISNFQRPNTYVQPEPKDYLPSALVFYDKSKPQNKWRSFYVLWHRWTSNRKLVLYTTPGEKDEPQPEIIISATHPLRFYIGRRFNYEGELNALPQFINGKTTEQYHLALTSADVDDVKSDLSRSTVMVAVNRKRPGEAPRPIVTVGAKADYYGKSKITVDWSDPPPSETLFYKVFRATDSDIYTRDLEQRRTRQGFYKNMEPQVIFNDDVDFTDWLQTQEVSLAELFPTVVDSADWQSVTPIWRKWADRFYPSLIEVEDSKEITTLAKRMGNEKAFKLLTGKPIREKKYIDEVNGIVNNRYFYRLKTMNEALSESTIWGPLSEAAITIAVKPPRKPVFTKVEAGDRQVTLQWSLNREPDFKEYVLYRAESKKELEDLRWWSNELDPRIVDRIPDPRIKTFNNKIHIPEEFPVARILGVYRLDEFDKEASPIENQHQALNYYTGSSAPQTTANLRKIANGISVAVVYEGDNDEIRHLVQQHELIPFTNSGLAGLQDYYYRILGVNYFDVKSVGSEIKKSSALEIVPPKVPKIVIERGNNTFNIDVIILTVAEGESSNLEIFIQKRTEGNPKWKTLIHWRRFIIGDQFEDKVDKDNSIIYLVNVRSNNKLKSEQDVYIYSNPLEIL; this is translated from the coding sequence ATGCTAAATCTTCAAAAACCAGATTTAGGCTTAGTAGCTTTAAGTCTAAATTCTTCCACAGAGCTTTTCGATGGAAAAAAGGCAGTATCTGGTAGTCACCTACGCTGGACTTTTAATCCTGAGATGGGTTTTCCTAAAAATGGATTTACCATACAACGTTATCATATTAAAGTTACTTCAAATAGACTTGATTCAACACATTTGACTTCAGGTACTACTCCAACTTCTTTACTGGAGTGGGAAATAAAAATCAACTTACCCAAAAATAAAAGAGAGGCACTTTCCAGAATAAATGAGGTTTTAGTTTCCCAAGCTATAAAAGCAAAATATGATCAAGTTGCTGATGATTTACTAGATGTTATTGAGCGTTTGACAAATTCAGGAAATTCTGAAGAAATGTATAATGCCTTTTTGGATAGTGAGGATATTGCAGAAAATGGATTGAAGGGTGGTCTTCGGGTAATGGATGTGTTAATGGCTGCCAGTGTTGATCCATATATCGCCAGAATGTTGGGGTTATACATAATAGATACTGAAGCTGATCCCTTAAATAAATATTTATATCTAGTTCAAGGGCATTGGAAAAATATGATGTTCGCTTCATTAACTACCACCTTTGAAAATTACGATATACGCCAAGGTGTCATTCCGTTACAATTTCAAGGATTAAAAGTAGTTCCTAATCTAAGAACTTTAGGAGTCTCTTTAAATGAAAATAATGATTTGTATAGGTCTCACCTGTTGGTTAAAGGCAACTTAAATCCAGGATTTTTGATTGAATTCGAATATCCTGTCGAGGAAGTGACCATCGAGTATGAATTAGGCAATTCTTCAGGTAATTGGCAATTAACAACTCTTGGAGAACGCTTATCATACGACGACGACAGTAAACACCTTCGAATTACAAGACCAAGTTCTCCATTTCAAGTATTAAATTTTAAGAAAATACCTGGCGAAACTTTTCGAATTTACAAGATTACTTATCGAAGAAGGTTTGGCGCTATAGGTAATGTCCACAACATTATAATATTGGATCCTTCTTTTACCAAAACTTTACCAAAACCAATTATTAGTAAGCTAGTTAATGAGCAAATGCCTGCGATTCTAAATAATAATGGAGAAGTGAATAATAAAATTTCTCAAATAAAGTTAAGCACTTTAATTACTACTCCAAAGATTAGCGAGGTTTTAATACCAAAGGAATCTGATACTATTAAGGTACTGAAAGACTTAGACCAACTTAACAATCCTGTCCGAATTCAATTTAGTAGAACAACTTCTTCAAATAGTCGTACTGTGTTACCAACACAATTACAAAATATTAGTTCTCCTGCAATCTATAGGGATAATATCTCAGATCTAAGTTTGCCGAGCTTATTAGGCTATTGGCCCTTAAATGGTCATTTATCTAACATTAAAGATGGTATAAACGCAATTAAACTTGGCAATCCTAAATTTGTGAAATCAGATTCGGAAAATCAAACCTCACCTTATAATCTAAAATTAAATGGGAACCAAGCGTTGGTTTTGGAAAGTCAAAATCATCTAAAGGTATTAGGTGATAATTTCACCTTACAAGCCAAAGTTAAAATAAATAGTTTATGCCCCAATACAGCTACACTAATTGGAAATAGTAAGAGGAATGGTTTCTGGTGGGGGATTAAAAAAGAACCAGATGGTCGTTATAAAACACGCTTATGGATCAATGGCAACTTAGTTGAAGGTAATTTTTTAATCCCCACGAATCATACATTAGAACTATCTGTTGCCTATGACGGCAACCAAGTTGTTTTTCGTTATGGTGGTTTTCATTTTTTAAATTTTGATGATCCGGTCGAGGCTGACCTCGGTAAGGTAGGCATTCCTAGAAATGATGTGTTCATAGGTGCTGATGTTGCTATTAGCTCAAGGAACTTAAGTTCTACATTTATTGGAGAGATGTCAGAAATTAGTATATGGCAACAGGTTATTCATCCCTCTGAAAGTAAACATCTATTAAAAAAGGGAGCTGTTTATCTTCCTCAACAACAAGGTTTGGCTCAATTGATATTTTATGATCAAAAAACATACTTAACGTACGATGGAGCAGAACAAATAATTATAAATAAAACAAATCCTATGAAGGCCTTGTCTTCAAGGTTTTCAATTTTTGTATGGGCTAGGCCGAATGATATAATGGTTGAACCCTTTCCCACCTTACTAGGAAATGATTATCAAAATGGTTTTTGGCTAGGCTTAGCTAAATCTGGTAATCAGTTTCATTTGAGGTTTTGGCTGAATAACAGTTACTTTGATTCTATAGGTAAAATAAAAGAAAATCAATGGAGCCACCTAGGAGTAAGCTATGATGGAAGCACCTTAAAGTTATTCATAAATGGAAAGTTGGATAGTAGCCATAGGGCTTCCTTGGGACCTATTACACAAAATGATATGGCTATTGCCATTGGTTCAGAAATTTTACCAACAGGTTCCACTAATATCAAGTATCCTTTTAATGGTTTAATAAGTAATATTCAATTTTGGAGAGAGGCATTGACCATTGATGAATGGCATCAAAAAATGGGCAGTATACAATTAATCGATAGATTTTTAAAAAATAACAATTACCACTATGGAGCTAGAAGCATTGATTTATTTGGAAGAATAAGTACACATGGTTTCCTTAAAAAAATAAAAACGAATGCTATACCCGTTTATAACCCACCAGTTAACCTACATGCTAAATTTAAAGCTATAACAGGAGAGATAACTACAGTTGAAGACTGGATTAAGAAAGATGTAAATGGCGATGACGTTTTGGATGACAATGACAATTCCATAAAAATAGGGTACTCTGTGGTTACCAATATTCCATATCGTCGTATTTTAGAAGATAACATAATTGGTTATGACTTTACCATCAAAAGAACAATCAGTTACGAAGTTCCAAAGAAAAACACTAGCAATCCTCTCCTGCCACCAATAATAATGGAGACGGTAAATCGAATCGTAGAACAATCTTTTGAAATTGGTGATGCTGCTCAGCAAGGCTCAACGTCATTCTTTAAATTCAATATTAAAGCTGTTCCCTTTGAACAATTACAACCCAAAACAGGCGATTTCGTTTCCATTCCATTAGATTTCTTTTATGAATTGACATGGGGTTGGACAGGTATTCAGCAATTATTCTTTAAAGAAGTTAGCACGTTTAATTTATATCAATCCATAGGTATTCAAAATGAATTATCCAGCCCAATAGAAGTTCTACCTCCTGCACGAAGTTTTGAGTCCAAAGAGTTTAAAATAAAGATTGAGAACAACCGTCTCAATTTTGAGGCAAATGAATTGGAGGGACAAAATTGTCTGATAGGCCCGCATAAATTTAAAATACAAAGTCATACTACGGGCGATGAACCCGAATTTAAAGTCAAATACGCATCCGAACCTTTGGTGACTCCAAAAGATGGGGATATACTCCGTATCAGTATTCCTGAGGGCTCAAATGCACATAGAAGCCTTGCTGATACTATTGAACCACGTATAGATTCAATTCCGCTTCCATATATGGAGCCGCTAAGCTTGTCCGTGGGTCAAGTACCTGCCTTGGAAGTCATGGAGGCAATTTTGGAAGATGATTTAAAAAGTAGTTCAGACCCCTTGATAGTTGAGCGAAAAAGATTAATAAATGAAGAGAAAATAGATTGGTTCCCGCTTTCTAAAGTGTATAAAATAACCATATCCAATTTTCAAAGACCCAACACTTATGTTCAACCTGAGCCTAAAGATTACCTGCCTAGTGCTCTTGTTTTTTATGATAAATCTAAACCGCAAAATAAATGGCGTTCATTTTATGTGCTATGGCATAGGTGGACTAGTAATAGGAAATTAGTCTTATACACCACACCAGGTGAAAAAGATGAACCACAGCCAGAAATAATTATTTCTGCCACACATCCGTTGCGTTTTTATATCGGCAGGCGTTTTAATTATGAGGGAGAATTAAATGCATTACCTCAATTTATTAACGGAAAAACGACGGAGCAATATCATCTTGCTCTTACAAGTGCTGATGTAGATGATGTAAAAAGTGATTTATCACGCAGTACCGTCATGGTAGCTGTTAACAGAAAAAGACCAGGAGAGGCTCCTAGGCCAATTGTTACCGTAGGAGCCAAAGCCGACTACTATGGCAAGTCAAAAATTACTGTGGACTGGAGTGACCCTCCTCCATCAGAAACTTTGTTTTATAAAGTATTCAGAGCTACAGACAGCGACATCTATACCAGAGATTTAGAACAACGCAGAACCCGTCAAGGTTTCTATAAAAATATGGAACCGCAAGTTATCTTTAATGATGATGTAGATTTTACAGATTGGCTTCAAACTCAAGAAGTTTCCCTAGCAGAATTATTTCCTACGGTTGTCGATAGTGCTGATTGGCAATCAGTTACTCCTATATGGCGAAAATGGGCAGATCGCTTTTACCCATCGCTTATCGAAGTAGAAGATAGTAAAGAAATCACTACCCTAGCGAAACGGATGGGTAATGAAAAAGCATTCAAATTACTTACCGGAAAGCCAATTAGAGAAAAAAAATATATAGATGAGGTAAATGGCATTGTAAACAACCGATATTTCTATCGATTAAAAACCATGAATGAAGCCTTATCAGAAAGCACTATTTGGGGTCCACTTAGTGAAGCGGCAATAACCATAGCTGTAAAACCGCCAAGGAAACCAGTTTTTACAAAAGTAGAAGCAGGAGATAGACAAGTAACACTTCAATGGTCATTAAATAGAGAGCCTGACTTTAAAGAATATGTATTGTACCGTGCTGAAAGTAAAAAGGAGCTAGAGGATTTACGCTGGTGGAGCAATGAACTTGACCCGAGAATTGTTGACAGGATTCCTGATCCTAGAATTAAAACTTTCAATAATAAAATACATATTCCTGAGGAGTTTCCTGTCGCAAGAATTTTAGGTGTTTATCGGTTAGATGAATTTGACAAGGAAGCCAGCCCAATTGAAAATCAGCACCAAGCTTTGAATTATTACACAGGATCAAGTGCTCCACAAACTACAGCAAATCTAAGAAAAATAGCAAATGGCATTTCGGTTGCAGTGGTATATGAGGGTGATAATGATGAAATACGACACTTAGTACAACAACATGAACTGATTCCTTTTACAAATTCTGGTTTGGCAGGTTTACAGGATTATTATTATCGAATTCTCGGAGTTAATTATTTTGATGTAAAATCAGTCGGTTCAGAAATCAAAAAATCTAGCGCATTGGAAATAGTTCCTCCAAAAGTACCAAAAATAGTAATAGAAAGAGGTAATAATACTTTCAATATCGATGTAATTATTTTAACAGTTGCCGAAGGTGAGTCAAGTAATCTTGAAATTTTTATTCAAAAAAGGACGGAAGGAAATCCTAAATGGAAAACTTTAATACACTGGCGCAGATTTATCATCGGTGATCAATTTGAGGATAAGGTTGACAAAGATAATTCGATTATTTATTTAGTTAACGTTCGAAGTAATAATAAATTAAAAAGTGAACAAGATGTATACATTTATTCAAATCCGTTAGAAATACTGTAG
- a CDS encoding lipocalin family protein gives MKDQFLKPILAILMGTLLSTGCSSDSPSDDDNNANSKIEGVWKPIQAEFVDNNGTTITDNYSACEQTGRTTFSNTRNFAQTGYYTVTDCELEWDNTGNWQIVNDDILRITINGQFDNGTIGDYLITELTATTLKIDADTDSNSTEQEVYVFQKVN, from the coding sequence ATGAAAGATCAATTTTTAAAACCGATTCTAGCTATCCTTATGGGAACTCTATTATCAACTGGATGCAGCTCTGATAGTCCTTCAGATGATGATAACAATGCTAATTCCAAAATAGAAGGTGTTTGGAAGCCTATACAAGCCGAATTTGTAGATAATAATGGCACAACTATAACAGATAATTATAGTGCCTGTGAACAGACTGGAAGAACTACATTTTCAAACACTAGAAATTTTGCTCAAACGGGATATTACACAGTAACAGACTGTGAATTAGAATGGGATAATACAGGTAATTGGCAGATTGTCAATGATGATATCTTGAGGATTACAATAAATGGTCAATTTGATAACGGAACTATCGGAGATTACCTAATAACTGAGTTAACAGCAACCACACTTAAAATAGACGCAGATACAGATTCTAATTCAACAGAACAGGAAGTATATGTCTTTCAAAAAGTAAATTAG